A portion of the Achromobacter sp. MFA1 R4 genome contains these proteins:
- a CDS encoding NfeD family protein: MWIWLGLAALALIGELATGTFYLLLVALGLAAGGIAAWLNAGLQWELVACGVVLLLGLLVLRKTRVLKKREVDSARNADVNLDIGQTVMVEAWSDNRTTRIWYRGAHWQAELAEGHAPQGGEHIITELRGSTLVLTPKSAGSA; encoded by the coding sequence ATGTGGATCTGGCTGGGATTGGCCGCGCTCGCCCTCATCGGGGAACTGGCGACGGGAACCTTCTACTTGCTGCTGGTCGCGCTGGGATTGGCGGCGGGCGGCATTGCCGCCTGGCTGAACGCGGGCCTGCAATGGGAGCTGGTGGCCTGCGGCGTGGTGCTGCTGCTGGGGCTGCTGGTGTTGCGCAAGACCCGCGTGCTGAAAAAGCGCGAAGTCGATTCCGCCCGCAATGCCGACGTCAACCTGGATATCGGCCAGACCGTCATGGTCGAGGCCTGGTCCGACAACCGCACCACGCGCATCTGGTACCGGGGTGCGCACTGGCAGGCCGAGCTGGCCGAGGGGCACGCGCCCCAGGGTGGCGAACACATCATCACAGAATTGCGCGGTTCGACCCTGGTGCTCACTCCCAAGAGCGCCGGGTCGGCATAG
- the smpB gene encoding SsrA-binding protein SmpB, with protein MSIIDNRKATHDYFIEDRYEAGLVLQGWEVKAIRDGRVQLKESYVIVRDGELYLLGMHVSPLPTASTHIHPDAMRTRKLLLKAEEISKLIGKVEQRGYTLVPLNLHYKNGRIKLDFALGRGKKLFDKRDTAREKDWAREKERIMKHDTRAPRRGKDD; from the coding sequence ATGAGCATTATCGACAATCGCAAGGCCACGCACGACTATTTCATCGAAGACCGATACGAGGCCGGCCTCGTCCTGCAAGGCTGGGAAGTGAAGGCGATCCGCGATGGCCGCGTGCAGCTCAAGGAAAGCTACGTCATCGTGCGCGATGGCGAGCTGTACCTGCTTGGCATGCACGTCAGCCCGCTTCCCACGGCGTCCACGCATATCCATCCCGATGCCATGCGCACCCGCAAGCTGCTGCTCAAGGCCGAGGAAATCAGCAAGCTCATCGGCAAGGTCGAGCAGCGCGGCTACACGCTGGTGCCGCTGAACCTGCATTACAAGAACGGGCGCATCAAGCTTGACTTCGCACTGGGCCGCGGCAAGAAGCTGTTCGACAAGCGCGACACGGCGCGCGAGAAGGACTGGGCGCGCGAAAAGGAACGCATCATGAAGCACGACACCCGCGCGCCGCGCCGGGGCAAGGACGACTGA
- a CDS encoding enoyl-CoA hydratase/isomerase family protein, producing MNAPVLFEERSAANGMRFGIATLNAPQTLNGLSLEMVDLLADRLDAWARDPGVALVVLQGAGDKAFCAGGDLHGLYRSMTENAGKPSWSNTYARRFFEHEYRLDYRIHTYPKPVLCWGHGIVMGGGIGLMMGASHRVVSETSRLAMPEVSIGLFPDVGGSWLLNRMPGRSGVFLALTGAQLNTSDAFFAGLADFRLNSADWPALLSSLQEQPWAGQASGAAEDAIPPRSINDGLLRRALAALEPPTPLEAGPLRQHSFVINNLCNGNRLDDIYEELSFLKDHEDPWLSRAAKTMLAGSPGSVRLAFALQQRTRLRSLDDVFRVEYIAALACTAHGDFAEGIRALLVDKDKNPRWNPAVIDMATDAWVQKFFEEPWPQGEPHPLADLGQEGR from the coding sequence ATGAATGCACCGGTGTTGTTCGAAGAAAGATCCGCCGCCAATGGAATGCGTTTCGGCATTGCGACGCTGAACGCGCCGCAGACGCTCAACGGCCTGTCGCTGGAGATGGTCGATCTCCTGGCGGACCGTCTGGACGCATGGGCTCGCGATCCCGGTGTTGCGCTCGTCGTGCTGCAAGGGGCGGGCGACAAGGCGTTCTGCGCGGGCGGCGATCTGCACGGCCTGTACCGCAGCATGACCGAGAACGCGGGCAAGCCGAGCTGGAGCAACACCTACGCGCGCCGCTTCTTCGAGCATGAATACCGGCTGGATTACCGCATCCACACCTATCCCAAGCCCGTGCTGTGCTGGGGCCACGGCATCGTCATGGGCGGCGGCATCGGCCTGATGATGGGCGCCAGCCATCGCGTCGTCAGCGAGACCTCGCGCCTGGCCATGCCCGAGGTGTCGATCGGGCTCTTCCCGGACGTGGGCGGAAGCTGGCTGCTCAATCGCATGCCGGGCCGCAGCGGCGTGTTCCTGGCGCTCACCGGCGCGCAATTGAACACGTCCGATGCGTTCTTCGCCGGCCTTGCCGATTTCCGCCTGAACAGCGCGGACTGGCCGGCGTTGCTGTCCTCGCTGCAAGAGCAGCCGTGGGCCGGACAGGCCAGCGGCGCGGCCGAAGACGCCATCCCGCCGCGGTCCATCAACGACGGGTTGCTGCGCCGCGCGCTGGCCGCGCTGGAGCCGCCCACGCCGCTCGAAGCCGGGCCGCTGCGCCAGCACTCGTTCGTGATCAACAATCTGTGCAACGGCAACCGCCTGGACGACATCTACGAGGAGCTGTCGTTCCTCAAGGACCACGAAGACCCGTGGCTGTCGCGCGCGGCCAAGACCATGCTCGCGGGCTCGCCGGGATCGGTGCGGCTGGCCTTTGCGCTGCAGCAGCGCACGCGGCTGCGTTCGCTGGACGATGTGTTCCGCGTCGAGTACATCGCCGCGCTGGCCTGCACCGCGCATGGCGATTTTGCCGAGGGCATCCGCGCGCTGCTGGTCGACAAGGACAAGAACCCGCGCTGGAATCCGGCCGTGATCGACATGGCTACCGACGCCTGGGTGCAGAAATTCTTTGAGGAACCCTGGCCCCAGGGCGAGCCGCATCCGCTTGCCGACCTGGGACAGGAAGGGCGCTGA
- a CDS encoding SPFH domain-containing protein: MIDTSTIVLLVIVALAILIVIKAIAIVPQQHAWVVERLGKFDRVLSPGAGFVIPFIERVAYKHSLKEIPLDVPSQVCITRDNTQLQVDGVLYFQVTDPMRASYGSSNYISAITQLAQTTLRSVIGKMELDRTFEERDSINSNIVSSLDEAALNWGVKVLRYEIKDLTPPNEILRSMQAQITAEREKRALIAASEGRRQEQINIATGEREAAIARSEGEKQAQINQAQGEAAAVLAIAEATAKAITQVADAVRQPGGMEAVNLKVAERYVEAFGNVAKEGNTLILPANLSDVGGMIASAMTIVKSTRNS; the protein is encoded by the coding sequence ATGATCGATACTTCCACTATCGTGCTGCTCGTCATCGTCGCGCTGGCGATCCTGATCGTCATCAAGGCGATCGCCATCGTGCCGCAGCAGCATGCCTGGGTGGTCGAGCGCCTGGGCAAGTTCGACCGAGTCCTGTCGCCAGGCGCCGGCTTCGTGATTCCGTTCATCGAGCGCGTGGCCTACAAGCATTCGCTCAAGGAAATCCCGCTGGACGTGCCCAGCCAGGTCTGCATCACGCGCGACAACACGCAGCTCCAGGTCGACGGCGTGCTGTACTTCCAGGTCACCGATCCGATGCGCGCGTCGTACGGGTCGTCCAACTACATCTCGGCCATCACCCAGCTTGCCCAGACCACCCTGCGCTCGGTCATCGGCAAGATGGAACTGGACCGCACGTTCGAAGAGCGCGATTCCATCAACAGCAACATCGTTTCGTCGCTGGACGAGGCGGCGCTGAACTGGGGCGTGAAGGTGCTGCGCTATGAAATCAAGGACCTGACGCCGCCCAACGAGATCCTGCGGTCGATGCAGGCGCAGATCACCGCCGAACGCGAGAAGCGCGCGCTGATCGCCGCGTCCGAAGGGCGCCGCCAGGAACAGATCAATATCGCCACCGGCGAGCGCGAGGCCGCCATCGCGCGCTCCGAGGGCGAGAAGCAGGCGCAGATCAACCAGGCGCAGGGCGAGGCCGCGGCGGTGCTGGCGATTGCCGAAGCCACCGCCAAGGCCATCACGCAGGTGGCCGACGCGGTCCGCCAGCCGGGCGGCATGGAGGCCGTCAACCTGAAGGTCGCCGAGCGTTACGTCGAGGCCTTCGGCAACGTGGCCAAGGAAGGCAATACGCTGATCCTGCCCGCCAATCTGTCCGACGTGGGGGGCATGATCGCCTCCGCCATGACCATCGTGAAGTCCACGCGCAACAGCTGA
- the mmsB gene encoding 3-hydroxyisobutyrate dehydrogenase, producing MSSIAFIGLGNMGAPMALNLVKAGHSLKVFDLVPAAIKLLTDAGATAAASASEAVEGAEVVISMLPASKHVEGLYLDQDLLGKIASSALVIECSTIAPDSARKVAQAAEVRGIAMIDAPVSGGTGGAAAGTLTFIVGGAAASLERARPVLEKMGKNIFHAGPAGAGQVAKICNNMLLGILMAGTSEALALGVANGLDPKVLSDIIAKSSGRNWATELYNPWPGVMEHAPASKGYAGGFGVDLMLKDLGLAAEAALSARASIPLGELARNLYSLHSAGGSGKLDFSSIVNLVKREQD from the coding sequence ATGAGCAGCATCGCGTTTATCGGTTTGGGCAACATGGGCGCGCCCATGGCATTGAATCTGGTCAAGGCCGGCCACAGCCTGAAGGTCTTCGACCTGGTTCCGGCGGCCATCAAGCTGCTGACCGACGCCGGCGCCACCGCGGCGGCCTCGGCGTCCGAGGCGGTGGAAGGCGCCGAGGTCGTGATCTCGATGCTGCCGGCCAGCAAGCACGTCGAGGGCCTGTACCTGGACCAGGATCTGCTGGGCAAGATCGCGTCCAGCGCGCTGGTGATCGAATGCAGCACCATCGCGCCGGACTCGGCGCGCAAGGTGGCCCAGGCCGCCGAGGTGCGCGGCATCGCCATGATCGACGCCCCGGTCTCGGGCGGCACGGGCGGCGCGGCCGCGGGTACGCTGACCTTCATCGTGGGGGGTGCCGCAGCGTCGTTGGAGCGCGCCCGTCCCGTGCTGGAGAAGATGGGCAAGAACATCTTCCACGCGGGCCCGGCGGGCGCCGGCCAGGTGGCCAAGATCTGCAACAACATGCTGCTCGGCATCCTGATGGCCGGCACGTCCGAGGCGCTGGCGCTGGGCGTGGCCAACGGACTGGATCCCAAGGTGCTGTCGGACATCATCGCCAAGAGCTCGGGCCGCAACTGGGCGACCGAGCTCTACAACCCCTGGCCGGGTGTCATGGAACACGCGCCGGCCTCCAAGGGCTACGCGGGCGGTTTCGGCGTGGACCTGATGCTCAAGGACCTGGGCCTGGCCGCCGAGGCCGCGCTGTCGGCGCGCGCGTCGATCCCGCTGGGCGAACTGGCGCGCAACCTGTATTCGCTGCACAGCGCGGGCGGTTCCGGCAAGCTGGATTTTTCCAGCATCGTCAACCTGGTCAAGCGCGAGCAGGACTGA
- a CDS encoding acyl-CoA dehydrogenase family protein — protein sequence MDLELTDEQRAFAQAARDYAEGELAPHAARWDAEGIFPREAFARAGEMGFCAIYASEDIGGLGLPRLDATLVFEEMAAVDPSTTAFLTIHNMATWMVGKWGQPALREAWGPLLASGEKLASYCLTEPGAGSDAASLSTRAQRDGDDYVINGAKAFISGGGDTDLLVVMARTGGEGAGGISAFAIPADSEGIGYGRKEEKMGWNSQSTRPITFENVRVPAANMLGQEGEGFKIAMKGLDGGRINIGTCSVGAAQGALDAARRYMDERRQFNRRLAEFQALQFKLADMATHLVASRQMVRLAACKLDAGAPDASTYCAMAKRFATDMGFQICLDAQQIHGGYGYLKDYPLERLVRDTRVHQILEGTNEIMRVIIARQLLEKGADIR from the coding sequence GTGGACTTGGAACTGACCGACGAGCAGCGCGCGTTCGCGCAGGCCGCGCGTGATTACGCCGAGGGCGAACTGGCCCCCCACGCCGCGCGCTGGGACGCCGAGGGCATTTTTCCGCGCGAGGCCTTCGCCCGGGCGGGCGAGATGGGCTTTTGCGCCATCTACGCCAGCGAGGACATCGGCGGCCTGGGCCTGCCGCGCCTGGACGCCACGCTGGTGTTCGAGGAAATGGCAGCGGTGGACCCGTCCACCACGGCGTTCCTGACCATCCACAACATGGCGACCTGGATGGTCGGCAAGTGGGGCCAGCCGGCGCTGCGCGAAGCCTGGGGACCCTTGCTGGCCAGCGGCGAAAAGCTGGCTTCCTACTGCCTGACCGAACCCGGCGCGGGCTCCGACGCGGCATCGTTGTCCACGCGTGCGCAACGCGACGGTGACGACTACGTCATCAATGGCGCGAAGGCCTTCATTTCCGGCGGCGGCGACACCGACCTGCTGGTGGTGATGGCGCGCACCGGAGGCGAAGGCGCCGGCGGCATCAGCGCGTTCGCCATTCCAGCGGACAGCGAGGGCATCGGCTACGGCCGCAAGGAAGAGAAGATGGGCTGGAACAGCCAGTCCACGCGTCCGATCACCTTCGAGAATGTGCGCGTGCCGGCCGCCAACATGTTGGGCCAGGAGGGCGAGGGCTTCAAGATCGCCATGAAGGGCCTGGACGGCGGCCGCATCAATATCGGCACCTGCTCGGTCGGCGCCGCGCAAGGCGCGCTGGACGCCGCCCGCCGCTACATGGACGAGCGCCGCCAGTTCAATCGCCGGTTGGCGGAGTTCCAGGCCCTGCAATTCAAGCTGGCGGACATGGCCACGCATCTCGTGGCCTCGCGCCAGATGGTGCGGCTGGCCGCCTGCAAGCTGGACGCCGGCGCGCCCGACGCGTCCACGTATTGCGCGATGGCCAAGCGTTTCGCCACCGACATGGGCTTTCAGATCTGCCTGGACGCGCAACAGATCCATGGCGGCTATGGTTACCTTAAAGACTATCCCTTGGAGCGTCTGGTGCGCGATACTCGCGTTCATCAGATTCTGGAGGGCACCAACGAGATCATGCGCGTGATCATTGCCCGCCAATTGTTGGAAAAAGGAGCCGACATAAGATGA
- a CDS encoding type II toxin-antitoxin system RatA family toxin encodes MHKVQRSVLVPYSAAQMFDLVADVEKYPEFMPWCGGAEVQTRDEHGMQASVLISFAGMKQRFTTRNTHVYPERIDLELVDGPFSSLVGHWVFQPLAEDACKVLFTMEYAFSNRPLEMVVGPVFNRIATSFIDSFTKRAQAKYGE; translated from the coding sequence ATGCACAAAGTACAACGATCCGTCCTGGTGCCTTACAGCGCCGCCCAGATGTTCGACCTGGTTGCCGACGTGGAGAAGTACCCCGAGTTCATGCCGTGGTGTGGCGGCGCCGAGGTGCAGACCCGCGACGAACACGGCATGCAGGCCTCCGTCCTGATTTCCTTCGCAGGGATGAAGCAGCGCTTCACCACCCGCAATACCCACGTCTATCCCGAGCGGATCGACCTGGAGCTGGTGGATGGTCCTTTCTCCAGCCTGGTCGGGCATTGGGTGTTCCAGCCGCTGGCCGAAGACGCCTGCAAGGTCCTCTTCACCATGGAGTACGCGTTCTCGAACCGTCCGCTCGAGATGGTGGTGGGCCCGGTCTTCAACCGCATCGCCACCAGCTTCATCGATTCGTTCACCAAGCGCGCGCAGGCCAAGTATGGCGAATGA
- a CDS encoding GGDEF domain-containing protein has product MIAPVNLLLIAALAGVLSLCVLGSLARSGMAGIRETIRANLLTLVAFSGFALQNTQAPLWASILVPNAAIALALCAYYAGVRRLLGLAVPRHLMTLGCLAALSVVAVYTYVDWQVGPRIVAMSLLQMGFMLAVAVVIQRNMPTHRSRYSYRFVWVVTLISAVLCAIRALVYLSGFDTVSAFLEPTVWGVAFLTLGVLIMPCLTLGTIMIIHDRMLADREQEANTDFLTGLMSRKAWWLQAERYCAQALRMRRPLTLLLLDIDHFKRINDTHGHAAGDAVLRHFGLLATATLRTGDHVGRVGGEEFAVLFADMRSDAVLEVAERLLDSVRRTPCAHGGSTISYTFSAGVEDWIPGENLQVLFERADRKLYAAKSAGRNRVVGAGQEAERPLLPAAA; this is encoded by the coding sequence ATGATCGCTCCCGTTAATTTGCTTCTGATAGCAGCGCTGGCGGGGGTACTTTCCCTTTGCGTCCTGGGGTCCCTGGCGCGCAGCGGCATGGCGGGCATCCGCGAGACCATACGCGCCAACCTGCTGACGCTGGTGGCGTTTTCCGGTTTTGCGCTGCAGAACACCCAGGCCCCGCTGTGGGCGTCGATCCTGGTGCCCAACGCGGCCATCGCGCTGGCGCTGTGCGCGTACTACGCGGGCGTGCGCCGGCTGCTGGGGCTGGCCGTGCCGCGGCACCTCATGACGCTGGGCTGCCTTGCGGCGCTGTCGGTGGTGGCGGTCTACACCTATGTGGATTGGCAGGTCGGTCCGCGCATCGTGGCCATGTCGCTGCTGCAGATGGGGTTCATGCTGGCCGTGGCCGTCGTCATCCAGCGCAACATGCCCACGCACCGGTCGCGCTACAGCTACCGGTTCGTGTGGGTGGTGACGCTGATCTCCGCCGTGCTCTGCGCGATTCGCGCCCTGGTGTACCTGAGCGGGTTCGACACGGTTTCAGCCTTCCTGGAGCCCACCGTGTGGGGCGTGGCCTTCCTGACGCTGGGTGTGCTCATCATGCCTTGCCTGACGCTGGGCACCATCATGATCATCCATGACCGCATGCTGGCTGACCGGGAACAGGAGGCCAACACCGATTTCCTGACCGGCCTGATGTCGCGCAAGGCATGGTGGCTGCAGGCCGAGCGCTATTGCGCGCAGGCGCTGCGCATGCGCCGTCCGCTGACCCTGCTGCTGCTGGACATCGACCATTTCAAGCGCATCAACGATACGCATGGCCATGCGGCTGGCGACGCGGTGCTGCGCCATTTCGGGCTGCTGGCGACCGCCACGCTGCGCACTGGCGATCATGTGGGCAGGGTGGGCGGCGAGGAGTTCGCCGTGCTGTTTGCCGACATGCGCAGCGATGCGGTGCTGGAAGTGGCGGAGCGCCTGCTCGATTCGGTGCGGCGCACACCCTGCGCCCATGGTGGCAGCACGATTTCGTACACCTTCAGCGCCGGGGTCGAGGACTGGATACCCGGCGAGAATCTGCAGGTGCTTTTCGAGCGCGCCGACCGCAAGCTCTACGCCGCCAAGTCGGCGGGGCGCAACCGCGTCGTTGGGGCCGGGCAGGAGGCCGAGCGGCCGCTGCTGCCGGCGGCGGCCTGA
- a CDS encoding RnfH family protein, protein MANEPSAAGQIGVIVCYALPGHAWQRDVRLPEGATVQDALAASGFAQAFPVVKPWERGVGIFGRATEPAARLADGDRVEIYRGLTFDPKESRRRRAEHRRAKTAKNGRVRPAGLL, encoded by the coding sequence ATGGCGAATGAGCCGTCCGCGGCGGGGCAGATCGGCGTCATCGTCTGCTACGCCTTGCCCGGCCACGCGTGGCAGCGCGACGTGCGCCTGCCCGAGGGCGCGACCGTCCAGGACGCGCTGGCGGCCAGCGGGTTTGCGCAGGCGTTTCCGGTCGTCAAGCCTTGGGAGCGGGGCGTGGGCATCTTCGGCCGCGCCACCGAACCGGCGGCGCGTCTGGCCGATGGCGATCGCGTGGAAATCTACCGCGGGCTGACCTTCGACCCCAAGGAGTCCCGCCGCCGACGCGCCGAGCACCGCCGGGCCAAGACGGCCAAGAACGGGCGGGTGCGCCCGGCCGGGCTGTTGTAG